TGCGGACAGTCTTGATTTCGGGTGCGGGGTGGCTCTTTATGAACATTCATACGGGCATGAACATCACGATCATCTTATCTGCACCCGGTGCGAGAAGAAAGTAGAGGTTCTTGATGAAAATATTGAACGCAGACAGGAAGAGCTGGCCAGAAAAAACGGCTACACCCTTACCCGGCACCGGATGCTTTTATTCGGCCTCTGTCCGGAATGCCAGCAGCTGGATGAAGAGGAATAAGAGCTTGAAATAAAATCATATACTGATTTTTGATTGCTTGACATAAAGTGCTCCCCCGAAAGGTGGGAGCTTTTTTTGAAGTTTGAAATTAATACTCAACATCTCGATTTTACGAATGATCGCGTAAAGGTTTATTCTGGATTCAACAGCTAGAAATATTACAGCGCGAACCAGAACCGCCGGGCTGAATCCGGTGAGTAAAAGGAGTATATTATGAGTCTTGGAAGAATCGCTCTCGTTGCGGCAGGAACCGTTGCCGGTGGATTGGTCTGTTATGCAGCTTACAAGTCCGAAACAGTGCGGGGTGTAGCAAAGTCCGCTGTTCAGGCCGGGGTAAAGGCCAAGGACTGGACTGTGGATACTTACAACAAGACCACCGGGGAATTTAAGGAAATCATCAGGGACGCCAAGGCTGAAGCTGAGCTTGAAGCTTAGCCCGCTACCTGTAGTCCGAATTTTAAAATCCTCCCGGCAATGCGTTTGTTGCCGGGAG
This sequence is a window from Desulfovibrio sp. JC010. Protein-coding genes within it:
- a CDS encoding Fur family transcriptional regulator, which gives rise to MDFIFDMSIEARKIFMDYLAANGLSMTPQRKAIVETFLETEGHFSAEELFKLVQERVPEVGQSTVYRTLKLLVTCGLADSLDFGCGVALYEHSYGHEHHDHLICTRCEKKVEVLDENIERRQEELARKNGYTLTRHRMLLFGLCPECQQLDEEE